One Kwoniella dejecticola CBS 10117 chromosome 10, complete sequence DNA window includes the following coding sequences:
- a CDS encoding Fe-S cluster assembly protein DRE2 produces the protein MTVINGFATGSSSNTSAQVVVGSMERIEEYQVILTDLKNQGGNVQGEMVDRILDNATTLPSPPLTLHLILPLPLPSPLLSSIPPSTQLFIHLPSTHSESDLGTLHSALASQSFTPLLPTPSSSIIAYTSPSAPSVPVPSSAAASAPFSLGSTSTSTSTSTAARPLTLKRSGDKARKAALWALDSPLLEDGGKSLLTPEDKQRPDCVFPESDGKKVKRRRACKDCTCGLKELEEQEEQQTSQAIREAQKSFFLEGDDDIPDILKNATDGVEGVWPTEKRAEAKKTSSCGSCYLGDAFRCSSCPYLGLPPFKPGEQVKLSIADDF, from the exons ATGACAGTCATCAACGGATTTGCCACCGGCTCGTCCTCCAACACCTCGGCGCAAGTGGTTGTGGGGTCAATGGAGCGGATCGAGGAGTATCAAGTCATCTTGACTGACCTGAAGAACCAAGGTGGGAATGTGCAAGGAGAGATGGTGGACCGTATATTGGACAATG CTACGacacttccttctccaccacTTACACTCCACTTGATCTTACCTCTACCTCTCCCCTCTCCCCTCTTATCGAGCATACCACCCTCTACccagctcttcatccacttACCATCGACGCACTCTGAGTCGGATTTGGGAACTTTACACTCCGCTCTCGCTTCCCAATCATTCACTCCTTTACTTCCTACtccatcatcaagcatcatcgcCTATACGTCTCCTTCCGCTCCTTCTGTTCCAGTCCCATCTTCCGCAGCAGCTTCCGCACCATTCTCCTTGggctcaacctcaacctcgacttcgacctcgaccgcAGCTAGACCACTGACACTCAAGAGATCAGGCGACAAAGCCCGTAAAGCCGCCTTATGGGCGCTTGACTCCCCACTACTCGAGGACGGCGGGAAAAGTCTCTTGACTCCAGAGGACAAACAGAGGCCCGATTGTGTGTTCCCCGAGAgcgatgggaagaaggtcaagcgCAGAAGAGCCTGTAAAGACTGTACGTGCGGTTTGAAAGAGTTggaggaacaggaagaaCAACAGACTTCTCAAGCTATCAGAGAGGCGCAGAAATCGTTTTTCCTAGAAGGGGACGACGATATACCGGATATCCTGAAGAATGCGACGGACGGCGTAGAAGGTGTTTGGCCGACGGAGAAAAGGGCAGAGGCGAAGAAGACCTCGAGTTGCGGGAGTTGTTATCTCGGAGATGCGTTTAGGTGCTCGAGTTGTCCTTATTTAG GTCTACCACCTTTCAAGCCTGGAGAACAGGTCAAGTTGTCCATAGCAGACGATTTTTAA
- a CDS encoding mannose-1-phosphate guanyltransferase encodes MKISTTSLPLNPTQPRYALILVGGFGTRLRPLTLSWPKPLVEFCNKAMILHQIEALVKAGVKDIVLAVNYRPEVMVSVLKKTEEEFGINIHFSVETEPLGTAGPLALARDILGKDDSPFFVLNSDVTCVYPFEAFRDFHIAHGAEGSIMVTKVAEPSAYGVVVTKPGSTVIDRFVEKPVEFVGNRINAGIYIFNPTVLNRIKLEPTSIEKDTFPAIAADQQLHSFDLPGFWMDVGQPKDYLSGTCLYLSHLTSTHSPLLTDPKKNKWVYGGNVLVDPSAEIDPTAVIGPNVVIGPDAKIGPGVRLQRCVILSNAVVRDHAWIANSIIGWNSNVGRWTRVENITVLGDDVTIKDELYVNGASVLPHKSISTSITEPRIKRRESCKIDPSYYPH; translated from the exons ATGAAGATAAGTACCACCTCACTACCTCTTAACCCAACCCAACCCAG ATACGCTCTTATTCTTGTTGGCGGTTTCGGAACCAGGCTCAGACCATTGACT TTGTCATGGCCCAAACCTCTTGTGGAGTTCTGTAATAAG GCTATGAT CTTGCATCAAATCGAGGCTCTTgtcaag GCCGGTGTGAAAGATATCGTACTCGCCGTCAACTACCGACCGGAAGTGATGGTGTCTGTGCTCAAGAAGACAGAAGAGGAGTTCGGAATCAACATTCATTTCTCGGTTGAGACCGAACCTTTGGGtactg CTGGACCGTTGGCCCTCGCTCGAGATATTCTCGGTAAAGATGATTCGCCATTCTTCGTCTTGAACTCCGATGTCACCTGCGTCTACCCCTTCGAGGCATTCAG AGACTTCCATATCGCCCACGGTGCTGAGGGATCAATCATGGTCACCAAGGTAGCCGAGCCTTCGGCATACGGTGTGGTAGTCACTAAACCCGGTTCTACCGTCATCGACCGATTTGTAGAGAAGCCAGTCGAGTTCGTCGGTAACAGAATCAATGCCGGTATCTATATCTTCAACCCCACTGTATTGAACagaatcaag CTCGAACCCACTTCGATTGAGAAGGACACTTTCCCTGCTATTGCTGCCGACCAACAATTGCATTCATTCGACCTCCCTGGATTCTGGATGGATGTTGGTCAACCCAAGGATTACTTGTCCG GAACTTGCCTGTATCTGTCTCACCTTACCTCGACGCACTCTCCTCTGCTCACGGAtcccaagaagaacaaaTGGGTCTACGGCGGTAATGTCTTGGTAGATCCT TCTGCTGAGATCGACCCTACAGCTGTGATCGGGCCCAATGTAGTTATTGGTCCTGACGCCAAGATCGGTCCTGGTGTACGATTACAACGATGTGTTATCCTTTCAAACGCTGTCGTGAGGGATCACGCATGGATCGCAAACTCTATCATCGGTTGGAACTCTAATGTCGGTCGATGG ACCCGAGTCGAGAACATCACTGTCCTCGGAGATGACGTGACGATCAAGGATGAATTATACGTTAACGGTGCTTCAGTCTTACCCCACAAGAGT ATCTCAACGTCAATCACCGAACCTCGAATC AAACGCCGAGAATCTTGCAAGATCGATCCATCATATTACCCTCATTAG